The following coding sequences lie in one bacterium genomic window:
- a CDS encoding transcriptional regulator — translation MDHFERIFKMHRLLKQSRYPISRKQFEEKLKCTRATVKRIMNELKIHLGAPLEYDSRQNGYYYAQDETCLYELPGLWFNATELHALLSVQHLLKEVQPGMLESQIAPFQKRIQEILKSKYMGKADITRNVRILGMGVRSIHQENFQAVAGALAAQQQINITYHSRSKNQKTERKISPQRLIHYRDNWYLDAWDHQKSALRSFAIDRIQKTSTLKQKAKTIPDRSLDEQFTTAYGIFSGKPKYTAQLRFTPECSRWVAEEIWHPQQKGAFKDGYYILQIPYADTRELVMDILKYGPKVEVLEPEGLRKEIKQLLQKTLKKY, via the coding sequence ATGGATCACTTCGAACGCATTTTTAAAATGCACCGTCTATTGAAGCAATCCCGTTATCCTATTTCCCGAAAACAATTTGAAGAAAAATTAAAATGTACCCGCGCAACGGTTAAGCGGATCATGAATGAATTGAAAATACATCTGGGTGCACCCCTTGAATACGATTCCCGACAAAACGGCTATTACTATGCGCAAGATGAGACCTGCCTTTATGAACTACCCGGACTCTGGTTCAATGCCACTGAATTGCATGCCCTCCTGAGTGTCCAGCATCTGCTTAAAGAAGTACAACCCGGAATGCTCGAATCACAGATCGCCCCTTTTCAAAAACGTATCCAGGAAATTCTTAAATCAAAATATATGGGAAAAGCCGATATCACCCGGAATGTACGCATCCTGGGTATGGGAGTACGGTCGATCCATCAGGAAAATTTTCAGGCAGTTGCCGGTGCTTTGGCCGCACAGCAGCAGATAAATATTACCTATCACAGCCGCTCAAAAAATCAGAAAACAGAAAGAAAAATTTCTCCCCAGCGGTTGATCCATTACCGGGACAACTGGTATCTCGATGCCTGGGACCATCAGAAATCCGCATTGCGCAGCTTTGCCATAGACCGGATTCAAAAGACAAGTACATTAAAACAAAAGGCCAAGACCATCCCGGACAGAAGTTTGGATGAACAATTCACCACCGCCTATGGCATTTTTTCCGGCAAACCCAAGTATACCGCCCAATTGCGCTTCACACCGGAGTGCAGCCGCTGGGTGGCCGAAGAAATCTGGCATCCGCAGCAAAAGGGAGCATTCAAAGACGGTTATTACATTCTCCAAATTCCCTATGCCGATACCCGCGAGCTGGTCATGGATATATTGAAATACGGCCCCAAAGTTGAAGTGCTGGAGCCGGAAGGTTTGCGTAAAGAGATAAAACAGCTGTTACAGAAAACACTAAAGAAATATTGA
- the cas1e gene encoding type I-E CRISPR-associated endonuclease Cas1e, with product MSGTSSSASEKSQRLFIKVTKASLPQVKDKYPFLYLERGRLEIDDSSVKWIDCDGNVVRLPIATINTVLLGPGTSITHEAVKVMATANCSVCWVGEDSLLFYAVGQSPTSDSSNLRSQMLLATDKEKSVEVARRMYARRFPSAQLEGKNLKEMMGMEGYRVRRMYEQKAAKYNVGWKGRYYQPGKFEFGDITNRVLTSANAALYGILTSAVYSMGYAPHIGFIHSGSPLPFVYDLADLYKENLCIDLAFVLTLELAGKYNKAKVSSAFRKRVIEMDLLAKIGPDIKEMLYGGNDVGGNSE from the coding sequence GTGAGCGGGACATCATCTTCAGCGAGTGAAAAAAGTCAAAGGCTATTCATCAAGGTTACAAAAGCCAGTTTGCCACAAGTAAAAGACAAGTATCCGTTTTTGTATCTGGAACGGGGCCGACTGGAGATAGATGATAGTAGTGTCAAATGGATTGATTGCGATGGCAATGTAGTTCGATTGCCGATTGCTACTATCAATACGGTATTGTTAGGACCGGGAACGTCTATAACCCATGAAGCAGTAAAAGTTATGGCAACTGCTAATTGTTCTGTTTGTTGGGTTGGAGAAGATTCCTTGTTGTTTTATGCAGTGGGGCAGAGTCCGACATCAGATTCGAGTAATCTGCGGTCACAAATGTTGCTGGCTACTGACAAGGAAAAATCCGTGGAAGTCGCCAGGCGGATGTATGCCCGGCGTTTTCCTTCGGCACAACTGGAAGGGAAAAATCTCAAAGAAATGATGGGCATGGAAGGTTATCGAGTCCGCCGGATGTATGAGCAAAAAGCGGCTAAATACAATGTAGGGTGGAAGGGAAGATATTATCAGCCGGGTAAGTTTGAGTTTGGAGATATAACAAACCGGGTTTTAACATCAGCTAATGCAGCGCTTTACGGTATTCTGACCTCGGCTGTTTACAGCATGGGATACGCACCGCACATTGGGTTTATACATTCCGGTAGTCCGTTGCCTTTTGTTTATGATTTGGCGGATTTATACAAAGAAAATCTTTGTATTGATTTGGCGTTTGTATTGACTTTGGAATTGGCAGGAAAATATAACAAGGCAAAGGTGTCTTCTGCATTCCGTAAGCGGGTAATAGAAATGGACTTGTTGGCGAAAATCGGTCCGGATATTAAAGAAATGTTATATGGAGGGAATGATGTTGGTGGTAATAGCGAATAA
- a CDS encoding Bro-N domain-containing protein, which produces MANSIAIFKGEKIRKTIYKNEWWFSVVDIIEALTGNDRPRKYWNDLKKKVIDEGYSELSEKIGQLKLEAPDGKLRETDCANTEGIFRIIQSIPSPKAEPFKRWLAKVGYERVQEIEDPELSTKRTRELYKAKGYSDTWIEKRMRGIAIREELTDEWKNRGAREETDYEILTAEISKATFGIIPAEYKKIKGLKRQNLRDHMDDFELIFTMLGERSTTEIHRNENSQGTKKLKVDSRAGGKIAGNARKALEKKLKRPIVSSENYLSAPQSAKKIGANPKQSKKSRKVRGS; this is translated from the coding sequence ATGGCAAACAGTATTGCGATTTTTAAGGGGGAAAAGATTAGGAAGACGATTTACAAGAATGAGTGGTGGTTTTCGGTGGTGGATATAATTGAAGCATTAACAGGAAATGATCGCCCAAGAAAATACTGGAATGATCTCAAGAAAAAGGTGATAGATGAAGGTTATTCTGAACTGTCCGAAAAAATCGGACAGTTGAAATTAGAAGCTCCTGATGGCAAATTACGTGAAACCGACTGCGCCAACACCGAGGGAATTTTTCGCATTATCCAATCCATTCCATCGCCAAAAGCCGAACCATTCAAACGATGGCTGGCAAAAGTAGGTTATGAACGGGTGCAGGAGATTGAAGATCCTGAACTAAGCACAAAGAGAACACGAGAGCTGTACAAAGCCAAAGGGTACTCGGATACCTGGATTGAAAAGCGAATGAGGGGAATCGCTATTCGCGAAGAACTAACAGATGAATGGAAAAATCGAGGTGCCAGAGAAGAAACGGATTATGAGATATTGACTGCAGAGATATCAAAAGCAACATTTGGTATTATACCAGCTGAGTATAAGAAGATTAAAGGTCTCAAGCGTCAGAACCTGCGTGATCATATGGATGATTTCGAGTTGATTTTTACCATGCTGGGAGAGCGTTCAACCACAGAGATTCATCGCAATGAAAATTCTCAAGGGACGAAGAAACTTAAAGTAGATTCTCGTGCTGGGGGTAAAATAGCCGGCAATGCACGCAAAGCTTTAGAAAAAAAATTAAAACGTCCTATTGTTTCCAGTGAAAATTATTTATCCGCTCCACAGAGTGCTAAAAAAATTGGCGCGAACCCCAAGCAATCAAAAAAGTCCAGGAAGGTTCGCGGATCATGA
- the cas6e gene encoding type I-E CRISPR-associated protein Cas6/Cse3/CasE, protein MIASMLNLSRKDCKDWQLKDGYSMHRIVYSLFPKQENETREFLFADKGIAGQCHRILILSKRLPEKPDFGEITSKEISESILSHDHYGFEITLNPATRNGQSRKLIPVRGKDNLCEWFIKKSLTTGFEIDPNSLCVGQTQVQQFDKIKEGTKFLHTHGSATFTGKLKVTSRELFKKSFEQGIGRARGFGFGLLQIVPMKSN, encoded by the coding sequence ATGATAGCTTCAATGCTAAACCTTAGTCGTAAGGATTGTAAAGATTGGCAACTTAAAGATGGATACAGCATGCATCGGATTGTTTATTCATTATTTCCCAAGCAGGAAAACGAAACCAGAGAGTTTTTGTTTGCTGATAAAGGTATTGCAGGGCAGTGCCATCGAATATTAATTCTATCCAAACGCCTACCGGAAAAACCTGATTTTGGAGAAATAACATCAAAAGAAATTTCTGAATCTATTTTAAGCCATGATCACTATGGCTTTGAAATCACGCTTAATCCTGCGACTAGGAACGGTCAGTCCCGAAAACTTATACCGGTACGCGGCAAAGATAATCTTTGCGAGTGGTTTATTAAAAAGTCGCTAACTACGGGATTTGAAATTGATCCCAACAGTTTGTGCGTGGGTCAAACTCAGGTACAGCAATTTGACAAAATAAAGGAGGGGACTAAATTTTTACATACACACGGATCAGCAACGTTTACAGGAAAGCTAAAAGTGACCAGCAGAGAACTTTTTAAAAAAAGTTTTGAGCAAGGTATAGGACGAGCCAGGGGCTTTGGGTTTGGCTTGCTTCAAATTGTGCCAATGAAAAGTAATTAA
- the cas2e gene encoding type I-E CRISPR-associated endoribonuclease Cas2e, producing MLVVIANNIPPAVRGRMKLWFVEPRPNVFVSGIKDSVADNIIEYLYKYCPEESGLVIFQRIRKSPGYKIWGIGDITRALIEISGLQLIQEKNGTV from the coding sequence ATGTTGGTGGTAATAGCGAATAATATTCCGCCCGCAGTTCGAGGCAGAATGAAATTATGGTTTGTTGAACCGCGTCCCAATGTATTTGTTTCAGGAATTAAAGATTCAGTGGCGGATAATATCATTGAGTATTTATATAAATATTGTCCGGAAGAATCTGGCTTAGTTATTTTTCAAAGAATAAGAAAATCTCCTGGATATAAAATTTGGGGAATAGGGGATATAACTCGGGCACTCATAGAAATAAGTGGATTACAGTTAATACAAGAGAAAAATGGTACTGTTTAA
- the casA gene encoding type I-E CRISPR-associated protein Cse1/CasA, whose amino-acid sequence MKNSFNLVSQPWIPVAGKGLVSLTDIFTDSKITALGGNPIQKIAMTKLLLAIVQAAWTPKDDKDWKKNGLSGMAKKAMNYLTKNKGLFWLYGKEPFLQMSGIKKAALQTYGAVQIDVASGNTTVLIQSQVEQQLTDADKALLLVQQMGFSLGGKKTDNSIVLSPNYAGKSNAKDKPSTGKPGPSLGFLGYLHSFLLGTSLQETLWMNIFTEEDMQDLKYFSEGIGVAPWEKMPRGEDCRIARALKKSYMGRLVPLSRFVFLADKGLHYSEGIAHPGHLESIVDPTVAIDRLRAKPKVIWVDPERRPWRQLTALLSFFENDRGFECLQLRIAISRIDNKKCQPFSIWSGGIKVKSTAGEQDVKGMNDFVESEIILNSEVMGEELFVWLKLEMEGLDKLSKSAYGSVMGFFKEQKTEGKDQGAQAANLFWQLCEHKFQELVNACNETSGKERKKLRSIFAGFVNKAYNTYCPKDTARQINAWAANRPNLGEYLS is encoded by the coding sequence ATTAAAAACAGTTTTAATTTGGTCAGTCAGCCATGGATACCTGTGGCAGGTAAGGGCTTGGTGAGTCTGACGGATATTTTTACTGATTCAAAAATCACTGCCCTGGGTGGTAATCCTATTCAGAAGATAGCAATGACCAAATTGCTATTGGCAATTGTTCAGGCAGCGTGGACACCCAAAGATGACAAAGATTGGAAGAAAAATGGTTTGTCGGGTATGGCAAAAAAAGCAATGAATTACTTAACAAAAAATAAAGGTCTGTTTTGGCTGTATGGTAAAGAACCGTTTCTTCAAATGTCGGGTATAAAAAAAGCAGCACTTCAGACTTACGGCGCAGTTCAGATTGATGTGGCAAGCGGGAATACGACTGTACTAATTCAAAGTCAGGTTGAACAGCAATTGACGGATGCAGATAAAGCTTTACTGTTGGTTCAGCAAATGGGATTTTCTCTGGGTGGAAAAAAGACGGATAATAGTATAGTTCTTTCACCAAACTATGCCGGGAAATCCAACGCTAAAGATAAACCATCTACGGGTAAACCTGGTCCATCTTTAGGTTTTTTAGGTTATTTACATAGTTTTTTGTTAGGCACATCATTACAGGAAACATTGTGGATGAATATTTTTACAGAAGAGGATATGCAGGATTTGAAATATTTTTCAGAAGGAATAGGCGTTGCGCCATGGGAAAAAATGCCCAGAGGGGAAGACTGCCGAATAGCCCGGGCATTAAAAAAATCTTACATGGGACGTTTGGTGCCCTTGTCTCGTTTTGTATTTTTAGCAGATAAGGGATTGCATTATTCCGAAGGTATTGCTCATCCAGGTCATTTGGAAAGTATAGTTGATCCTACTGTGGCCATAGACAGATTACGAGCTAAACCAAAAGTCATTTGGGTTGATCCTGAAAGGCGGCCATGGAGGCAATTGACGGCATTGTTGTCTTTTTTTGAAAACGATAGAGGTTTTGAATGCTTGCAATTGCGAATAGCAATATCACGAATTGATAATAAAAAATGTCAGCCATTCAGTATTTGGTCTGGGGGAATAAAAGTTAAAAGTACTGCGGGGGAACAAGATGTAAAAGGGATGAATGATTTTGTGGAGTCGGAAATTATTCTGAATTCGGAGGTGATGGGTGAAGAATTGTTTGTATGGCTCAAACTGGAAATGGAAGGGTTAGACAAACTTTCTAAATCTGCATATGGTTCTGTTATGGGTTTTTTTAAAGAACAAAAAACGGAAGGGAAAGATCAGGGGGCACAGGCTGCAAACCTTTTCTGGCAGCTTTGTGAGCACAAGTTTCAGGAATTGGTGAACGCGTGTAATGAAACCAGTGGGAAGGAAAGGAAAAAATTACGTAGTATTTTTGCGGGATTTGTAAACAAAGCATACAACACTTATTGTCCTAAAGACACAGCTCGTCAAATAAATGCCTGGGCAGCTAATCGACCCAATTTGGGCGAATATTTATCTTGA
- the cas5e gene encoding type I-E CRISPR-associated protein Cas5/CasD, giving the protein MKTKYLLLWLEAPLQSWGADSKFGRRDTMSFPTKSGVIGILLCAMGASGEQAELLSRLALLKQTVISYVPARKMENGKSEKTDREPLLNDFHMVGSGYDDKNPWESMLIPMTWDSVKKKSGKANNADGSRGGTKITYRYYLQDAKFAVIMEVPDKMADDFSEALQNPVYDVYLGRKNCVPTDIIYRGNYESEAVALKRAAEIAEEKGALAEDFKVIDGEYNDDGETMTLNDIPVQFGEIKRYRDRKVTVIQS; this is encoded by the coding sequence ATGAAAACCAAATATCTATTGTTATGGCTGGAAGCGCCTTTGCAATCATGGGGTGCGGATTCAAAGTTCGGCAGGCGGGATACCATGTCCTTTCCCACCAAATCCGGTGTTATTGGAATTTTACTCTGCGCGATGGGCGCGTCAGGTGAACAGGCCGAACTGCTTTCGCGATTAGCACTACTCAAGCAGACAGTTATTTCATATGTGCCCGCTCGGAAAATGGAGAACGGGAAATCAGAGAAGACTGATCGTGAACCTCTTTTAAATGATTTTCACATGGTGGGAAGTGGGTATGATGACAAAAATCCATGGGAATCAATGCTCATCCCTATGACTTGGGATTCTGTAAAGAAAAAGTCTGGTAAAGCAAATAATGCAGATGGTTCAAGAGGTGGAACAAAAATTACTTACAGGTATTATCTACAGGATGCTAAATTTGCAGTAATAATGGAAGTACCTGACAAAATGGCAGATGACTTTTCCGAGGCATTACAAAATCCAGTTTATGATGTTTATCTTGGGAGGAAAAATTGTGTACCAACAGATATAATTTATCGCGGAAACTATGAAAGCGAAGCAGTAGCATTAAAACGAGCTGCGGAAATTGCAGAAGAAAAGGGGGCGTTGGCAGAAGATTTCAAGGTCATAGACGGAGAGTATAATGATGATGGCGAAACAATGACCTTGAATGACATACCAGTTCAGTTTGGCGAGATCAAGCGTTACCGCGACAGAAAAGTAACGGTGATTCAATCGTGA
- the cas7e gene encoding type I-E CRISPR-associated protein Cas7/Cse4/CasC produces MKKNQTKNPYQSMHIEYHIIQSFPVTCLNRDDVGAPKTAMIGGTTRARVSSQCWKRQVRLTLRDLGIELGSRTKLIAELIATACKEKGATPDQAKACGEKVEHIFIKKKEDNKTANSGKTKKNDEDENGESGNDDKTDTLLFISPAEVKLLAEEFKQVQFKPDALFKQKDAKKQAKELADLIGKTDEQINALDIALFGRMVAQAATLNVEAASSFAHAISTHKVTNEVEFFTALDDESKEQGSAHMGSLEFNSATYYRYISLDIGQLWQTLAGQNIPESVEVFTKALYMAVPNARQTSQSGASPWEFARIFVRRGQRLQAPFETGVKAQNGGFLEQSINELCQYLDKKEKLAGSLFGKIKKVDFGKDEAFNIDKLIGEIKFGIAEGRAK; encoded by the coding sequence ATGAAAAAGAATCAAACAAAGAATCCTTATCAGAGCATGCACATAGAGTATCACATTATTCAGTCATTTCCGGTTACTTGTCTGAATCGGGATGATGTAGGTGCTCCAAAAACCGCTATGATCGGTGGTACGACTCGTGCCAGAGTCAGCAGTCAGTGCTGGAAACGTCAAGTGCGACTTACACTTCGTGATCTGGGTATTGAATTGGGAAGCAGAACAAAATTAATCGCTGAGCTGATTGCTACAGCATGCAAGGAAAAAGGAGCTACTCCAGACCAGGCAAAAGCTTGTGGTGAAAAGGTGGAGCATATATTTATTAAAAAGAAAGAAGATAATAAAACAGCTAACTCTGGAAAAACAAAGAAGAATGATGAAGATGAGAATGGTGAATCAGGAAATGACGACAAAACAGATACTCTTCTTTTTATAAGTCCGGCAGAAGTAAAACTCTTGGCTGAAGAATTCAAACAAGTCCAATTCAAACCTGATGCGTTATTCAAACAAAAAGATGCAAAAAAACAAGCTAAAGAATTAGCAGATCTTATCGGTAAAACAGATGAACAAATCAATGCATTGGATATAGCGCTTTTTGGCCGCATGGTGGCGCAAGCAGCAACACTGAATGTCGAGGCGGCATCATCCTTTGCTCATGCCATATCAACCCATAAAGTGACCAATGAAGTTGAGTTTTTTACAGCCCTCGATGATGAGTCTAAGGAGCAGGGCTCTGCCCATATGGGGAGCTTAGAATTTAATTCTGCAACCTATTATCGGTATATCAGTCTGGATATTGGGCAGTTGTGGCAGACACTTGCCGGTCAAAATATTCCGGAATCCGTGGAGGTTTTTACCAAGGCGCTTTATATGGCAGTACCCAACGCCCGTCAGACCTCGCAGTCCGGAGCGTCCCCTTGGGAGTTTGCCCGGATATTTGTACGCCGGGGACAGCGTTTGCAGGCACCATTTGAAACAGGCGTGAAAGCTCAAAATGGAGGATTTCTGGAACAAAGCATTAATGAGTTGTGCCAATATCTGGATAAAAAAGAAAAGCTAGCAGGTTCGCTTTTTGGGAAAATTAAGAAAGTTGATTTTGGGAAAGATGAAGCCTTTAACATAGACAAATTGATTGGAGAGATTAAATTCGGAATTGCGGAAGGCCGCGCGAAATGA
- the cas3 gene encoding CRISPR-associated helicase Cas3' — MFKPRNENSEKKNIRVIPIQECLAKTIRDEPVNRAGVSVAIHCRIVGYVAKELIRRMPKWLRERYYPEGSELIAAVHDIGKISPTFQERIHRDLGQILNITNPDLDKVIGYHFTVSQAAADGCPKYIPEILGRHHGRSPSSIQSADAEIYGGHEWQKKRMDLMNDLKKEMNTDWPAITSSIQADAIAGLTTVADWIGSGSLFDTVDEKSWKSKIDEALDRAGFVTPQLCVGLNFKDVFGFSPYPLQMCFIESIKKQGAYVLEAPMGAGKTEAALYAAYKMLEKGDATGIYFALPTQLTSDKVYERVNLFLAGDPKKNLQGILEASDPWRSALLLHGSAWLRETELGEEGNPGKSWFSSGKRGLLAPFAVGTIDQALMAVMNVRHGFVRTFGLAGKVVILDEVHSYDSYTGTILKELVTALRELHCTVIILSATLTDNQRRSILGAAKPKTSSAKLSAYPLISQYPIGGKLKELETEKNEEFEVNIHICSDDNKAIDEALKRAERGEQILWIENTVDDAQRRYRELAAMEMNLECGLLHSRFIKVDRRKNEDKWVGLFGTSGREKRREKGRILIGTQVLEQSLDIDADFLVSRLCPTDMLFQRLGRLWRHRDNDSVRPDEAQCEAWILAPEMNQAILDIKHFGKYAKVYSPYVLCRTLEVWQSISSIKLPGDIRPLLEATYKERSEKGRMATYKQEMIKQKEKLTAFALTGISRGGQTLPESKASTRYSEIESIEVLLIKKIIYEPDGIMLHLLDDTKMYLPKKAEPSKRRKRAATLLNNTVSVPEYLAPTTYTKQLAFLKEYVYLGNHEESPFRASIVSDSDELQGLGQTEVSEKYHLEYDACLGYRAEKKGR, encoded by the coding sequence ATGTTCAAACCTAGGAATGAAAATTCTGAAAAAAAGAATATACGGGTTATTCCGATACAAGAATGTTTGGCAAAAACTATCCGTGATGAACCAGTAAATAGGGCAGGCGTAAGTGTAGCTATTCATTGCCGTATAGTTGGGTATGTAGCAAAAGAACTAATAAGGCGTATGCCCAAATGGCTTCGGGAACGTTATTATCCTGAAGGTAGTGAATTGATTGCCGCTGTTCATGATATTGGCAAGATCAGTCCGACGTTCCAGGAGAGAATACATCGTGATTTAGGACAAATTCTGAACATCACAAATCCGGATTTGGACAAGGTTATTGGGTATCATTTTACTGTCAGCCAGGCAGCAGCAGATGGGTGCCCAAAATATATTCCTGAGATATTGGGGAGGCATCATGGAAGAAGTCCTTCGAGTATTCAATCTGCTGATGCAGAAATTTATGGTGGTCATGAGTGGCAAAAAAAGCGCATGGATTTAATGAATGATTTGAAAAAAGAGATGAATACAGACTGGCCGGCAATCACTTCATCCATTCAAGCTGATGCAATTGCAGGTTTGACTACTGTTGCGGACTGGATTGGTTCTGGTTCTTTGTTTGATACTGTTGATGAGAAATCCTGGAAAAGTAAAATTGATGAGGCCTTGGATCGGGCAGGATTTGTGACACCGCAACTATGTGTGGGATTAAATTTTAAGGATGTTTTTGGTTTTTCACCTTATCCGTTGCAGATGTGTTTTATTGAGTCCATAAAAAAACAAGGTGCCTATGTTTTGGAAGCGCCGATGGGCGCGGGGAAAACAGAAGCTGCACTTTATGCAGCCTATAAAATGCTGGAAAAAGGAGATGCTACAGGAATATATTTTGCTCTTCCTACGCAACTGACCTCTGATAAGGTTTATGAACGTGTGAATTTATTTCTTGCCGGTGATCCAAAGAAAAATCTTCAGGGGATTTTAGAAGCGTCTGATCCATGGCGATCAGCTTTGCTATTGCATGGTTCTGCATGGTTGCGCGAGACAGAGCTTGGCGAAGAAGGCAATCCCGGCAAATCATGGTTTAGCAGCGGCAAGCGTGGGCTTCTCGCTCCTTTTGCCGTGGGAACCATTGATCAGGCTCTCATGGCTGTTATGAATGTCAGGCATGGATTTGTGCGGACTTTTGGATTAGCGGGTAAGGTTGTTATTCTGGATGAAGTACACAGCTATGACAGCTATACTGGGACTATCCTTAAAGAACTGGTGACAGCCCTTCGTGAATTGCACTGCACAGTCATTATTTTAAGCGCCACTCTGACTGATAATCAACGGCGTTCCATACTTGGCGCAGCTAAACCTAAAACCAGCTCAGCCAAACTATCGGCTTATCCCCTTATTTCCCAGTATCCAATAGGAGGGAAATTGAAGGAACTGGAAACGGAAAAAAATGAAGAATTTGAAGTGAATATTCATATCTGTTCAGATGACAATAAAGCTATTGATGAAGCCCTCAAACGGGCAGAAAGAGGAGAGCAGATCCTTTGGATTGAAAACACCGTAGATGATGCACAAAGACGTTATCGTGAACTAGCTGCCATGGAAATGAATTTGGAATGTGGACTTTTGCATTCACGGTTCATTAAAGTAGATCGAAGAAAAAATGAAGACAAATGGGTGGGGCTGTTTGGAACATCAGGCCGAGAAAAGCGCAGGGAAAAGGGCCGGATTTTAATAGGAACCCAGGTTTTGGAGCAGTCACTGGATATTGATGCGGACTTTCTGGTGTCACGGCTTTGTCCCACGGATATGTTATTTCAGCGTTTGGGGCGTTTGTGGCGCCATCGTGATAATGATTCTGTACGGCCGGATGAAGCTCAATGTGAGGCATGGATATTGGCACCGGAAATGAATCAGGCAATTTTGGATATAAAGCACTTTGGAAAGTACGCAAAAGTCTATAGTCCTTATGTTTTGTGCAGGACACTGGAAGTTTGGCAGAGTATTTCATCAATAAAACTGCCAGGTGACATCAGACCATTGCTGGAGGCAACCTATAAAGAACGATCAGAAAAAGGGAGGATGGCAACATACAAGCAGGAAATGATAAAGCAAAAGGAGAAGCTTACTGCATTTGCATTAACCGGTATCAGCCGGGGAGGCCAAACTCTGCCTGAAAGCAAAGCAAGCACAAGGTATTCGGAGATTGAGTCCATTGAAGTTTTGCTGATAAAAAAAATCATTTATGAACCGGACGGGATAATGTTACATCTCCTGGATGATACAAAAATGTACCTGCCAAAAAAAGCAGAGCCTTCAAAGCGTCGCAAACGGGCTGCAACATTACTGAATAATACGGTCTCAGTGCCGGAGTATCTTGCACCTACAACATATACAAAGCAACTGGCGTTCTTAAAAGAGTACGTTTATTTGGGTAATCATGAAGAAAGTCCATTCCGTGCATCTATAGTATCTGATTCCGATGAATTGCAGGGATTAGGCCAGACAGAAGTATCAGAAAAATACCATCTTGAATATGATGCTTGTTTAGGTTATAGAGCCGAAAAGAAAGGGAGGTAA
- the casB gene encoding type I-E CRISPR-associated protein Cse2/CasB, with translation METKTKKKSREQSFVEFVLSRMKKDTSFGAVLRRADNPATESQAWEHLIPWCDIEKDWQRLPFATVAAAMARAKPEKDGSLGIGKAIAVCYKDGYKDEQAQAKLRRLLACDAVEEVCAILRPLLRLCASRGAQLSYAQLLNELIYFGEKTRIKWAVDFYPRRANDSFNAKP, from the coding sequence ATGGAAACCAAGACCAAAAAGAAAAGCCGTGAACAGTCTTTTGTAGAATTTGTTTTGAGCCGTATGAAAAAGGATACAAGCTTTGGTGCAGTGCTGCGTCGGGCTGACAACCCGGCCACAGAATCGCAAGCATGGGAGCACTTGATACCATGGTGTGATATTGAAAAGGATTGGCAGCGTTTGCCATTTGCCACGGTAGCTGCAGCTATGGCTCGTGCCAAACCGGAAAAAGATGGAAGCCTTGGAATCGGTAAGGCCATCGCCGTCTGCTATAAAGATGGGTATAAAGATGAACAGGCTCAAGCCAAATTGCGGCGTTTGCTGGCATGTGATGCAGTGGAAGAAGTATGCGCTATTTTAAGGCCCTTGCTCAGATTGTGTGCATCTCGCGGAGCACAGTTGAGCTATGCACAGTTATTGAATGAGCTTATTTATTTTGGAGAAAAAACGCGGATAAAGTGGGCGGTAGATTTTTATCCAAGGAGGGCCAATGATAGCTTCAATGCTAAACCTTAG